A single window of Eucalyptus grandis isolate ANBG69807.140 chromosome 1, ASM1654582v1, whole genome shotgun sequence DNA harbors:
- the LOC104425200 gene encoding importin subunit beta-1, with protein MAMEITQILLSAQSADARVRTEAETSLKQFQEQNLPVFLLSLSFELSNNEKPTESRRLAGIILKNSLDAKDASRKNILVQQWIGIEIAMKSQIKELLLRTLASSAQEAWHTSAQVIAKIASIEIPQKQWPELIATLLNNMTQRDQPSSLKQATLETLGFVCEEISDQDLVQDEVNTVLTAVVQGMSLAEHSPEVRLAATRALCNALGFAHSNFENEMERNYIMKVVCETALSKEVDIRKAAFECLVSIASTYYEVLEPYMQTLFELTSNAVKGDVEEVALQAVEFWSSICDEEIELQEFESSESADSGSPHSRFIEKALPALVPMLLETLLKQEEDQDQDDSTWNISMAGGTCLGLVSRTVGDPIVPLVMPFVEDNIRKPDWHSREAATYALGSILDGPTFEKLSPLVNAGLDFLLNLMKDENNHVRDTTAWTLTRVFELLHSPANGFSVLSPENLPRVVKVLLESIQDVPNVAEKVCGAIYYLAQGFEDAGTSASLLSPYLPDIMTYLVVAADRTDSGDSKLRTSAYETINEVVRCANIAEASQIIAQLLPAIMNKLAQTFELQIVSLDDREKQSDLQASLCGVLQVIIQKLSNTDETKPIILQYADQIMLLFLRVFACHSSTVHEEAMLAIGALAYATGADFLKYMPEFYKYLEMGLQNFEEYQVCAVTVGVVGDICRALDGKVLPFCDGIMELLLNDLRSEVLHRSVKPPIFSCFGDVALAVGDRFEKYVSYALPMMQGAAEICAQMDTDDEELMEYGYQLKRSIFEAYSGILQGFKDSKSEVMLPYASHLMQFIELVFKDRQRDESVTKAAVAVTGDLADALGPNIKLLFKDRAFLNDLLGECLQSDDEQLKETATWTQGMIGRVMVS; from the exons ATGGCCATGGAAATCACTCAGATTTTGTTATCCGCTCAATCAGCCGATGCAAGAGTTAGAACTGAGGCAGAGACCAGTCTTAAGCAGTTCCAAGAGCAGAACTTGCCTGTTTTTCTTCTATCATTGTCATTTGAGCTGTCAAATAATGAGAAGCCTACTGAATCCCGTCGGTTGGCTGGTATCATTCTTAAGAACTCTTTGGATGCCAAAGATGCTTCCAGGAAAAACATTCTTGTCCAGCAATGGATAGGGATTGAGATTGCAATGAAGTCTCAGATAAAAGAATTGCTTTTAAGGACCCTTGCTTCATCTGCACAAGAGGCATGGCATACTTCTGCTCAAGTAATTGCTAAAATTGCTTCTATTGAGATACCTCAAAAGCAGTGGCCAGAGTTAATTGCAACATTGCTTAACAACATGACTCAGCGTGATCAGCCTTCTTCACTTAAGCAGGCAACGTTAGAGACTCTTGGATTTGTATGTGAAGAGATATCTGATCAAGATCTGGTGCAAGATGAAGTAAACACTGTTCTCACTGCTGTTGTTCAGGGCATGAGCCTTGCTGAGCACAGTCCTGAAGTTCGCCTTGCTGCAACAAGGGCATTGTGTAATGCTTTAGGCTTTGCTCACTCTAACTTTGAAAATGAGATGGAACGGAACTACATAATGAAGGTGGTATGTGAAACTGCTCTGTCCAAGGAGGTGGATATTAGGAAGGCAGCTTTTGAATGTCTTGTCTCTATCGCCTCAACGTACTATGAGGTGCTTGAACCTTATATGCAGACTTTATTTGAACTCACATCAAACGCAGTGAAAGGCGATGTTGAGGAAGTTGCCCTTCAAGCTGTGGAGTTTTGGAGCTCTATTTGTGATGAAGAAATAGAGCTTCAAGAGTTTGAGAGTTCTGAAAGTGCAGATTCTGGGTCTCCTCATTCACGGTTCATTGAGAAAGCTCTGCCTGCTTTAGTTCCCATGCTGCTGGAGACTTTGCTAAAGCAGGAAGAGGATCAGGATCAGGATGATAGCACTTGGAATATATCTATGGCAGGTGGAACTTGTCTTGGTCTTGTTTCTAGAACTGTAGGAGATCCTATTGTTCCCCTTGTGATGCCTTTTGTGGAGGATAATATAAGGAAGCCGGATTGGCATAGTCGTGAAGCAGCCACATATGCTCTTGGTTCAATCCTTGATGGGCCAACATTTGAGAAACTCTCTCCTTTGGTTAATGCAGGTTTAGATTTCCTTCTTAATCTGATGAAGGATGAGAACAATCATGTCCGCGATACAACCGCATGGACACTCACACGCGTTTTTGAGTTGTTGCATAGTCCGGCCAATGGATTTTCAGTACTCTCTCCTGAAAACCTCCCAAGGGTTGTTAAAGTATTATTGGAGAGCATACAGGATGTGCCCAATGTTGCAGAGAAGGTTTGTGGGGCAATTTATTACCTTGCCCAGGGGTTTGAAGATGCTGGAACAAGTGCTTCACTTCTCTCACCATACCTTCCAGACATCATGACATATCTTGTTGTAGCTGCTGATCGCACAGATAGTGGTGACTCCAAGCTCAGGACATCTGCATatgaaactatcaatgaggtaGTTAGGTGTGCCAATATTGCTGAAGCATCTCAAATTATAGCGCAACTCCTTCCTGCCATCATGAATAAGTTGGCACAGACATTTGAGCTCCAAATCGTGTCATTAGATGATAGAGAAAAGCAAAGTGATCTGCAGGCTTCTCTCTGCGGTGTTCTTCAAGTCATTATTCAGAAACTAAGTAACACCGATGAAACAAAACCCATAATACTACAGTATGCAGATCAGATTATGTTACTATTCCTTCGAGTTTTTGCCTGCCACAGCTCTACAGTGCATGAAGAAGCTATGCTTGCTATTGGTGCGCTTGCTTATGCTACAGGTGCAGACTTTCTGAAATATATGCCGGAGTTCTACAAGTATTTGGAGATGGGATTGCAGAACTTTGAGGAATACCAGGTCTGTGCAGTTACTGTGGGTGTAGTTGGTGATATTTGCCGTGCCTTGGATGGCAAGGTGCTTCCATTTTGTGATGGGATTATGGAGCTCCTTCTCAATGATCTCCGTAGTGAGGTACTGCACCGGTCCGTTAAGCCTCCCATTTTCTCCTGCTTTGGTGATGTTGCTCTTGCAGTTGGAGATCGCTTTGAGAAATATGTCTCCTATGCACTGCCAATGATGCAAGGAGCTGCAGAAATTTGTGCCCAGATGGACACGGATGATGAAGAGTTGATGGAATATGGTTATCAGCTCAAGCGTAGCATTTTTGAAGCTTATTCCGGAATACTCCAGGGCTTTAAGGATTCGAAGTCTGAGGTGATGTTGCCATACGCGTCCCATCTCATGCAATTCATCGAGTTGGTCTTCAAGGACAGGCAAAG GGACGAGTCTGTCACAAAGGCTGCAGTTGCGGTGACAGGTGATCTCGCTGACGCCCTGGGGCCAAACATAAAGTTATTATTCAAAGACCGTGCATTCTTGAATGATCTCTTGGGTGAGTGTCTGCAATCTGATGACGAGCAGCTCAAGGAAACAGCGACTTGGACCCAGGGGATGATTGGACGTGTTATGGTCTCGTGA
- the LOC104453171 gene encoding LOW QUALITY PROTEIN: ethylene-overproduction protein 1 (The sequence of the model RefSeq protein was modified relative to this genomic sequence to represent the inferred CDS: inserted 1 base in 1 codon), translated as MQNNIITTMRSLKVIDGCKSAQVCAVNPSGPASDMGGGGSGYGEKLFQHLHDHIRMNSIRARSSRNYQAPNETPSVLIETLLPYGLPMTELLEPQIERCLKSVDFVEALARMYRKIENSQQFEKSDAYIEQGLIFRGLSDPKLVRRSLQSARQHAVDVHAKVVLAAWLRFERREDELIGTSSMDCCGRNIECPKANLVPGYDPESVYDHCICPRGPREDDDDDDDLSMKDEECSTSEEDGDMSFFVGDDEVRCFRSKIASLSIPFRTMLYGDFRESHREKINFTQNGFSLKGMRAAEIFSRTXRLNSFDPQIVLELLSFANRFCCEEMKASCDAHLASLVHSVEDAMLFIDYGLDETAYFLVAACLQLFLRDLPSSMHNPNVMRLFCSSEPREKMATAGHASFTLYYFLSQIAMDADMKSNTTVMLLERLVESCTDSWQKQVALHQLGVVMLERKEYKDAQHWFEAAVEAGNLYSLVGVARAKYKRGHMYSAYKLMSSLISEHGPTGWMYQERSLYCAGNEKMMDLNAATELDPTLVFPYKYRAVMLLEEDKIGAAISEINKIMGFMISPDCLELRAWFFLALEDYDSALRDVRALLTLNPDYMVFNGKMHGNQLVEILKPHVQKWSQADCWMQLYDRWSSVDDIGSLAVVHHMLENDPGKSLLRFRQSLLLLRLNCQKAAMHSLRLARNYSNFDHERLVYEGWILYDTGHREEALAKAEESISIQRSFEAFFLKAYILADSSLDSESSTYVIQLLEDALKCPSDGLRKGQALNNLGSIYVDCDKLDLAANCYMNALNIKHTRAHQGLARVYHLKNQRKSAYDEMTRLIEKAKNNASAFEKRSEYCDRDMARSDLAMATQLDPVRTYPYRYRAAILMDDHKEGEAVQELTKAINFIPDLQLLHLRAAFHDSMGNPSAALRDCEAALCLDPDHVETFELYTKAWERAKEQQK; from the exons ATGCAGAATAACATAATCACCACAATGCGCAGCCTGAAAGTCATAGACGGATGCAAAAGCGCCCAAGTGTGCGCCGTCAATCCGTCCGGTCCGGCCTCGGACATGGGCGGCGGAGGCAGTGGTTACGGAGAGAAACTTTTCCAACATCTCCATGATCATATCCGGATGAATtcgatccgggcgagatcgagtcGCAACTACCAAGCCCCGAACGAGACTCCGAGCGTATTGATCGAGACTTTGCTCCCTTATGGCCTGCCTATGACCGAGCTTCTCGAGCCCCAGATCGAACGGTGCCTCAAATCTGTCGACTTCGTCGAGGCCCTAGCTCGTATGTACCGGAAGATAGAAAACTCGCAGCAGTTTGAAAAATCCGATGCGTATATAGAACAAGGTTTGATCTTTCGGGGATTGTCGGATCCGAAGCTAGTCCGACGAAGCCTTCAATCCGCCAGGCAACACGCTGTTGATGTTCATGCCAAAGTCGTTCTCGCTGCGTGGTTGAGATTCGAGAGGAGGGAAGACGAACTCATCGGTACATCCTCCATGGATTGTTGTGGGAGAAACATCGAGTGCCCCAAGGCCAATTTGGTACCGGGCTATGATCCGGAATCAGTTTATGACCATTGCATCTGTCCTCGGGGTCCTAgagaggacgacgacgacgacgacgatctATCCATGAAAGATGAGGAATGTTCAACTTCGGAGGAAGACggtgatatgtcattttttgtcGGGGACGATGAGGTGAGGTGTTTTCGGTCTAAGATAGCATCCCTTTCCATACCATTCAGAACGATGTTATACGGCGATTTCAGGGAGTCGCATCGAGAGAAGATAAACTTCACCCAAAACGGATTCTCGCTGAAAGGAATGAGAGCCGCTGAGATATTTAGCAGGA AAAGATTGAATTCTTTCGACCCGCAAATCGTTCTGGAGCTCCTCTCGTTTGCAAACAGGTTCTGTTGTGAGGAAATGAAGGCTTCCTGCGACGCTCATTTAGCTTCGCTGGTGCACAGCGTTGAAGACGCCATGCTATTCATCGATTACGGATTGGACGAGACGGCATATTTCTTAGTCGCGGCGTGCTTGCAGTTGTTCTTGAGAGACCTACCGAGCTCGATGCACAATCCGAACGTCATGAGATTGTTCTGTAGCTCGGAGCCAAGGGAAAAGATGGCTACCGCCGGGCACGCGTCGTTTACATTATACTACTTCCTAAGCCAAATTGCAATGGACGCAGACATGAAATCGAATACAACGGTAATGCTTCTGGAAAGATTGGTAGAGTCTTGCACCGATTCCTGGCAGAAGCAGGTCGCGCTACACCAGCTCGGAGTCGTGATGTTAGAAAGGAAAGAATACAAAGACGCACAGCATTGGTTCGAGGCCGCCGTAGAGGCGGGGAACCTCTACTCATTAGTCGGTGTGGCGAGGGCCAAGTACAAACGGGGACACATGTACTCGGCGTACAAATTGATGAGCTCGCTCATTTCTGAGCATGGACCGACGGGGTGGATGTACCAAGAGAGATCCTTGTATTGCGCCGGGAATGAGAAGATGATGGACTTGAATGCCGCGACCGAGCTAGACCCGACCCTCGTGTTTCCGTACAAGTACCGAGCTGTCATGCTGTTGGAGGAGGACAAAATCGGGGCAGCGATCTCAGAGATCAACAAGATAATGGGCTTCATGATCTCACCTGACTGCCTAGAGCTGAGGGCTTGGTTCTTTCTCGCCCTAGAGGACTACGATTCCGCGCTGCGGGACGTGCGGGCGCTCCTGACGCTGAATCCGGACTACATGGTGTTCAATGGGAAAATGCACGGGAACCAGCTGGTGGAGATACTTAAACCTCACGTCCAGAAGTGGAGCCAAGCTGATTGTTGGATGCAATTGTACGACCGGTGGTCGTCAGTCGATGACATCGGCTCCTTGGCCGTCGTACATCACATGCTAGAGAACGACCCCGGCAAGAGCCTTTTACGATTTCGCCAATCTCTCCTCCTCCTACG ATTAAACTGTCAGAAGGCGGCAATGCACAGCCTGCGACTGGCTCGGAACTACTCCAACTTCGACCACGAGAGGCTTGTCTACGAAGGCTGGATACTGTACGACACCGGCCACCGCGAAGAGGCGCTCGCCAAGGCCGAGGAGTCCATTTCGATCCAGAGATCGTTCGAAGCGTTCTTCCTCAAGGCGTACATCTTAGCCGATTCGAGCCTGGATTCCGAGTCCTCAACTTACGTCATTCAACTCCTTGAGGATGCTTTGAAATGCCCTTCAGATGGTCTCCGAAAAGGGCAG GCGCTTAATAATCTCGGAAGTATTTATGTCGACTGTGACAAGTTGGATCTCGCGGCTAACTGTTACATGAATGCTCTCAACATCAAGCACACGCGAGCTCACCAGGGCCTCGCACGGGTGTACCACCTCAAGAATCAGCGCAAATCCGCGTACGATGAGATGACGAGGCTGATAGAGAAGGCCAAGAACAACGCATCGGCCTTTGAGAAGCGCTCTGAGTACTGCGACCGCGACATGGCGAGGAGCGATCTCGCCATGGCGACGCAGCTGGACCCAGTCCGGACGTATCCATACAGATACAGAGCAGCAA TTTTGATGGATGACCATAAAGAAGGCGAAGCGGTACAAGAGCTCACGAAGGCAATTAACTTCATACCCGATCTGCAGCTACTCCATCTCCGAGCAGCATTCCACGACTCCATGGGCAACCCCAGCGCCGCCTTAAGGGATTGCGAGGCAGCCCTGTGTCTAGACCCCGACCACGTCGAGACGTTCGAGCTATACACCAAGGCATGGGAGCGAGCTAAGGAGCAGCAAAAATGA